From the genome of Streptomyces sp. NBC_01116, one region includes:
- a CDS encoding phosphoribosylaminoimidazolesuccinocarboxamide synthase has protein sequence MSGFVEKPEPVQVPGLTHLHTGKVRDLYRNEAGDLVMVASDRISAYDWVLPTEIPDKGRVLTRLSLWWFDQLADLVPNHVISTELPPGAPADWAGRTLICKSLRMVEVECVARGYLTGSGLVEYDATRTVCNIGLPEGLVNGSELPGPIFTPATKAAVGDHDENVSYEDVAREVGAETAAELRRTTLDVYRRARDIAHGRGIILADTKFEFGFETTADGTERLIIADEVLTPDSSRFWPAATWEPGRAQPSFDKQFVRDWLTSPASGWVRASEQPPPALPQEIVAATRAKYIEAYEVLTGTNWS, from the coding sequence GTGTCCGGTTTTGTAGAAAAGCCCGAGCCCGTACAGGTTCCGGGCCTCACCCACCTGCACACCGGCAAGGTGCGTGACCTGTACCGGAACGAGGCGGGCGACCTCGTCATGGTCGCCAGCGACCGTATCTCCGCGTACGACTGGGTCCTGCCCACCGAGATCCCCGACAAGGGCCGCGTCCTCACCCGGCTCTCGCTCTGGTGGTTCGACCAGCTGGCCGACCTGGTCCCCAACCACGTCATCTCCACCGAGCTGCCCCCGGGCGCCCCGGCCGACTGGGCGGGCCGCACCCTCATCTGCAAGTCGCTGCGGATGGTCGAGGTCGAGTGCGTGGCCCGCGGCTATCTGACCGGCTCCGGGCTCGTCGAGTACGACGCCACCCGTACGGTCTGCAACATCGGCCTCCCCGAGGGCCTGGTCAACGGGTCCGAGCTGCCCGGCCCGATCTTCACCCCGGCCACCAAGGCGGCCGTCGGCGACCACGACGAGAACGTCAGCTACGAGGACGTCGCCCGCGAGGTCGGTGCCGAGACGGCCGCCGAGCTGCGGCGCACGACGCTCGACGTCTACCGCCGGGCCCGGGACATCGCGCACGGGCGCGGGATCATCCTGGCCGACACCAAGTTCGAGTTCGGCTTCGAGACCACCGCGGACGGGACCGAGCGGCTGATCATCGCCGACGAGGTGCTGACCCCGGACTCCTCGCGCTTCTGGCCCGCCGCCACCTGGGAGCCCGGCCGGGCGCAGCCCAGCTTCGACAAGCAGTTCGTGCGCGACTGGCTGACCTCGCCGGCCTCCGGCTGGGTCCGCGCGAGCGAGCAGCCGCCCCCGGCGCTGCCGCAGGAGATCGTGGCGGCGACCCGCGCCAAGTACATCGAGGCGTACGAGGTGCTGACCGGCACCAACTGGTCGTAA
- the purS gene encoding phosphoribosylformylglycinamidine synthase subunit PurS, with translation MARVVVDVMLKPEILDPQGQAVQRALPRLGFEGIADVRQGKRFELEVEGPVDDAALARINELAETFLANTVIEDFVVKVEEEK, from the coding sequence GTGGCACGCGTCGTAGTCGACGTCATGCTCAAGCCCGAGATCCTCGACCCGCAGGGACAGGCGGTGCAGCGTGCACTGCCCCGTCTCGGCTTCGAGGGAATCGCGGACGTTCGTCAGGGAAAGCGTTTCGAGCTGGAGGTCGAGGGGCCGGTCGACGACGCCGCCCTCGCCCGTATTAACGAGCTGGCCGAGACGTTCCTCGCCAACACCGTCATCGAGGACTTCGTCGTGAAGGTGGAGGAGGAGAAGTGA
- a CDS encoding ABC transporter ATP-binding protein — protein sequence MTSDDILSDRVDGPVIEANEVRRRYAGGFEAVSGISFSVARGELFALLGTNGAGKTSTVELLEGLAPPTDGTVRVLGHDPYRERAAVRPRTGVMLQEGGFPSDLTVMETVRMWSACTTGARPAGEALEMVGLTGRGNVRVKQLSGGEKRRLDLALALTSRPEVLFLDEPTTGLDAEGRQETWELVRALRDNGTTVLLTTHYLEEAEALADRLAIMHQGRIVTTGTIAEVTAQQPARIRFVLPEAVPAARLPLSLRAAAEGSRVEIRTPALQESLHELLEWARESGVRLHGLDARSASLEEAFLDIAKTQHAPRDQDPRRADDRSARSGGAKSTKSTKSTKKVTA from the coding sequence ATGACCAGCGACGACATTCTCAGCGACCGCGTGGACGGTCCCGTGATCGAGGCGAACGAGGTCCGCCGACGTTACGCCGGCGGCTTCGAGGCCGTGTCCGGGATCTCCTTCTCCGTGGCCCGCGGCGAACTGTTCGCCCTGCTCGGGACGAACGGCGCGGGCAAGACCTCCACCGTGGAACTCCTCGAAGGCCTGGCGCCGCCGACCGACGGGACGGTACGGGTCCTCGGCCACGACCCGTACCGCGAACGCGCCGCCGTCCGCCCCCGTACCGGGGTGATGCTCCAGGAAGGCGGCTTCCCCTCCGACCTCACGGTCATGGAGACCGTACGCATGTGGTCGGCCTGCACCACCGGCGCACGCCCCGCCGGCGAGGCCCTGGAGATGGTCGGCCTGACCGGCCGGGGAAACGTACGGGTCAAGCAGCTGTCCGGCGGTGAGAAGCGCCGCCTCGACCTGGCGCTGGCCCTGACGTCCCGGCCCGAGGTGCTCTTCCTCGACGAGCCGACGACCGGGCTGGACGCCGAGGGCAGGCAGGAGACCTGGGAGCTCGTCCGGGCGCTGCGGGACAACGGCACGACCGTGCTGCTGACCACGCACTACCTGGAGGAGGCCGAGGCGCTCGCGGACCGGCTGGCGATCATGCACCAGGGGAGGATCGTGACGACCGGGACCATCGCCGAGGTGACCGCGCAGCAGCCCGCCAGGATCCGGTTCGTGCTGCCCGAGGCCGTGCCGGCGGCGCGCCTGCCGCTCTCGCTGCGGGCCGCGGCGGAAGGGTCCCGGGTCGAGATCCGCACCCCCGCCCTCCAGGAGTCGCTGCACGAACTCCTGGAGTGGGCCCGGGAGTCCGGCGTACGGCTGCACGGCCTCGACGCCCGCTCCGCCTCCTTGGAAGAGGCGTTCCTCGACATCGCGAAGACCCAGCACGCGCCCCGGGACCAGGACCCGCGCCGGGCCGACGACCGCTCCGCCCGCTCCGGCGGCGCGAAGAGCACGAAGAGCACGAAGAGCACGAAGAAGGTGACGGCATGA
- the purD gene encoding phosphoribosylamine--glycine ligase: MKVLVIGGGAREHALCRSLSLDPDVTALYCAPGNAGIAEVAELHPVDALDGDAVARLAAELGAGLVVVGPEAPLVAGVADAVRAAGIPCFGPSGEAAQLEGSKAFAKDVMAGAGVPTARSYVCTTPAEIDEALDAFGAPYVVKDDGLAAGKGVVVTDDLAAARAHALSCDRVVIEEFLDGPEVSLFAITDGTTVLPLQPAQDFKRALDGDEGPNTGGMGAYSPLPWADPKLVDEVLQSVLQPTVDELRRRGTPFSGLLYAGLAITSRGVRVIEFNARFGDPETQVVLARLKTPLAGVLLASANGTLDTLPPLNWRDDAAVTVVIASHNYPDTPRTGDPIDGLADVAAQDAPDAYVLHAGTRAEGGAVLSAGGRVLSVTATGKDLTAARERAYTALGRIRLDGSQHRTDIALKASRG; encoded by the coding sequence GTGAAGGTCCTCGTCATCGGCGGCGGCGCCCGCGAACACGCCCTGTGCCGCTCTCTGTCCCTCGACCCCGATGTCACCGCTCTGTACTGCGCCCCCGGCAACGCCGGCATCGCAGAGGTGGCCGAACTGCACCCGGTCGACGCGCTCGACGGTGACGCCGTCGCGCGCCTCGCGGCCGAGCTGGGCGCCGGGCTGGTGGTCGTCGGCCCGGAGGCGCCGCTGGTCGCCGGGGTCGCCGACGCCGTACGCGCGGCCGGCATCCCCTGCTTCGGCCCCTCCGGCGAAGCCGCGCAGCTGGAAGGCTCCAAGGCGTTCGCCAAGGACGTCATGGCCGGCGCCGGCGTTCCCACCGCCCGCAGCTACGTGTGCACCACCCCCGCGGAGATCGACGAGGCCCTCGACGCCTTCGGCGCCCCGTACGTCGTCAAGGACGACGGCCTCGCGGCCGGCAAGGGCGTCGTCGTCACCGACGACCTGGCCGCGGCCCGGGCCCACGCGCTCTCCTGCGACCGCGTGGTCATCGAGGAGTTCCTCGACGGCCCGGAGGTCAGCCTCTTCGCGATCACCGACGGCACCACCGTGTTGCCGCTCCAGCCCGCCCAGGACTTCAAGCGCGCCCTCGACGGCGACGAGGGCCCGAACACCGGCGGCATGGGCGCCTACTCCCCGCTCCCGTGGGCGGACCCCAAGCTGGTCGACGAGGTCCTCCAGTCCGTGCTCCAGCCGACCGTCGACGAGCTGCGCCGACGCGGCACGCCCTTCTCCGGGCTGCTCTACGCGGGCCTCGCGATCACCTCGCGGGGTGTGCGGGTCATCGAGTTCAACGCCCGCTTCGGCGACCCGGAGACCCAGGTCGTGCTGGCCCGGCTGAAGACCCCGCTGGCCGGTGTCCTGCTCGCCTCCGCCAACGGCACCCTCGACACCCTCCCGCCGCTGAACTGGCGCGACGACGCCGCGGTCACCGTGGTCATCGCCTCGCACAACTACCCGGACACCCCGCGCACCGGCGACCCGATCGACGGGCTCGCGGACGTCGCGGCGCAGGATGCCCCCGACGCGTACGTCCTGCACGCCGGGACCCGCGCCGAGGGCGGCGCGGTGCTCAGCGCTGGCGGCCGGGTGCTCTCGGTGACCGCGACCGGCAAGGACCTCACGGCGGCCCGGGAGCGTGCCTACACCGCGCTCGGCCGGATCCGCCTGGACGGCTCCCAGCACCGTACGGACATCGCGCTGAAGGCCTCTCGGGGCTGA
- a CDS encoding response regulator transcription factor, producing MTTAQPLRVLLADDEHLIRGALAALLALEEDLVVVAEAASGPEALAMALAHRPDVAVLDLQMPGADGVKVATSLRTELPHCRTMIVTSHGRPGHLKRALAAGVRGFVPKTVSARRLAEIIRTVHAGNRYVDPELAADAISAGDSPLTAREAEVLELAADGAPVAEIAERASLSQGTVRNYLSSAATKIGAENRHTAVRLARERGWV from the coding sequence ATGACCACCGCGCAGCCCCTGCGGGTCCTGCTGGCCGACGACGAGCACCTGATCCGGGGCGCGCTGGCCGCGCTGCTCGCCCTGGAGGAGGACCTCGTCGTGGTCGCGGAGGCCGCGAGCGGCCCCGAGGCCCTGGCGATGGCCCTGGCGCACCGGCCCGACGTCGCCGTCCTGGACCTCCAGATGCCGGGCGCGGACGGTGTGAAGGTCGCCACATCGCTGCGGACCGAACTGCCCCACTGCCGCACCATGATCGTGACCAGCCACGGCCGCCCCGGGCACCTCAAGCGGGCGCTGGCCGCCGGCGTACGGGGGTTCGTGCCGAAGACGGTCAGCGCCCGGCGACTGGCGGAGATCATCCGCACCGTCCACGCCGGAAACCGTTACGTCGATCCCGAGTTGGCGGCCGACGCCATCTCCGCCGGGGACTCCCCGCTGACCGCCAGGGAGGCCGAGGTGCTCGAACTGGCGGCGGACGGGGCACCGGTCGCGGAGATCGCGGAGCGGGCCTCCCTGTCCCAGGGGACGGTCCGCAACTACCTCTCCTCGGCCGCCACCAAGATCGGTGCGGAGAACCGGCACACGGCAGTGCGTCTCGCACGTGAGCGGGGTTGGGTATAG
- the purQ gene encoding phosphoribosylformylglycinamidine synthase subunit PurQ, whose protein sequence is MTTRIGVVTFPGTLDDQDALRAVRIAGAEPVSLWHRDKDLHQVDAVVLAGGFSYGDYLRAGAISRFSPVMETLIEQAKAGMPVLGICNGFQILTEAHLLPGAMLRNNHLHFVCRDQSLRVENAETAWTSDYAAGQEIRVPLKNMDGRYTADEHTLDELEAEGRVAFRYLDGNPNGSLRDIAGITNAAGNIVGLMPHPEHAVEPLIGTGRTDGLGFFTSIIKKLVNA, encoded by the coding sequence GTGACCACCCGTATCGGCGTCGTCACTTTTCCCGGCACCCTCGACGATCAGGACGCCCTGCGCGCCGTGCGGATCGCGGGCGCCGAGCCCGTATCCCTCTGGCACCGCGACAAGGACCTGCACCAGGTCGACGCGGTCGTGCTGGCGGGCGGTTTCTCCTACGGGGACTACCTCCGCGCCGGAGCGATTTCCCGCTTCTCGCCGGTCATGGAAACCCTCATCGAGCAGGCGAAGGCCGGTATGCCGGTCCTCGGCATCTGCAACGGTTTCCAGATCCTGACCGAGGCGCACCTGCTGCCCGGCGCGATGCTGCGCAACAACCACCTCCACTTCGTCTGCCGCGACCAGAGCCTGCGGGTGGAGAACGCGGAGACCGCCTGGACCTCGGACTACGCCGCCGGCCAGGAGATCAGGGTCCCGCTCAAGAACATGGACGGCCGGTACACCGCCGACGAGCACACGCTCGACGAGCTGGAGGCCGAGGGCCGCGTCGCCTTCCGCTACCTGGACGGCAACCCCAACGGCTCGCTCCGCGACATCGCGGGCATCACCAACGCCGCGGGCAACATCGTCGGCCTGATGCCGCACCCGGAGCACGCCGTGGAGCCGCTCATCGGCACCGGTCGCACCGACGGCCTCGGTTTCTTCACCTCGATCATCAAGAAGCTGGTCAACGCATGA
- a CDS encoding ABC transporter permease, which produces MTTTTTPVRDRTSAASPTGTAAVARRLTALGRAELILLLRNRTAIVVALLLPITMIFAMRSSLEQIDLGGTGLTVAGATLTGGIGMVLVQVVYMNLVSAYVARREELVLKRLRTGEISDREILIGTALPSVALALAQCVLLVVAGAIAFDLSAPHRPDLLLAGLLLGFVLMSALAAATTAITRTVQTSQLTTLPLFFVSMFGSGLFVPLAVFPDRLASVLELLPMTGVMTLVRHGWLGGVESGDLFTAGVTALAWTAFGVFAVRRWFRWDPRG; this is translated from the coding sequence ATGACGACCACCACGACCCCCGTCCGCGACCGGACGTCCGCCGCCTCCCCCACGGGCACGGCGGCCGTGGCCCGGCGGCTGACCGCCCTCGGCCGCGCCGAGCTGATCCTCCTGCTGCGCAACCGGACCGCGATCGTCGTGGCCCTGCTGCTGCCCATCACGATGATCTTCGCGATGCGGTCCTCGCTCGAACAGATCGACCTCGGCGGCACCGGGCTCACCGTCGCGGGCGCCACCCTGACCGGCGGCATCGGCATGGTGCTCGTCCAGGTCGTCTACATGAACCTCGTCTCCGCCTACGTCGCCCGGCGCGAGGAACTCGTCCTGAAGCGGCTGCGCACCGGCGAGATCTCCGACCGCGAGATCCTGATCGGCACCGCGCTGCCGTCCGTCGCGCTGGCGCTCGCCCAGTGCGTGCTGCTGGTGGTGGCCGGCGCCATCGCCTTCGACCTGAGCGCCCCGCACCGCCCCGACCTCCTGCTGGCCGGACTGCTGCTGGGCTTCGTCCTGATGTCCGCCCTGGCGGCGGCGACCACCGCGATCACCCGGACGGTGCAGACCTCACAGCTCACCACCCTGCCACTGTTCTTCGTCTCGATGTTCGGCTCCGGGCTGTTCGTCCCGCTGGCGGTGTTCCCGGACAGGCTGGCCTCCGTCCTGGAGCTGCTGCCGATGACGGGCGTGATGACCCTGGTCCGGCACGGCTGGCTCGGCGGCGTGGAGAGCGGCGACCTGTTCACGGCCGGGGTGACCGCGCTGGCCTGGACCGCTTTCGGCGTGTTTGCTGTGCGACGGTGGTTCCGCTGGGACCCGCGCGGCTGA
- a CDS encoding N,N-dimethylformamidase beta subunit family domain-containing protein has translation MGAEQIRRWESGALAHAVSDPFGQGPLPWLRGSENYFDDTGQVVPWYADLARSTGGGTRTADDVHRQIKGFVSPGAAAPGEAIDFHITVDPPQQFSVDVYRIGHYGGDGASKITTSPRLSGIVQPPPLAADRTVSCHHWWMSWRLQIPSYWSVGAYVAVLTTADGYRSHIPFTVRHDHPADLLLLLPDITWQAYNLYPEDGRTGASLYHAWDERGRLLGEEDAAVTISFDRPYAGAGLPLHVGHAYDFIRWAERYGYDLAYADARDLHAGRVDPSRYRGLVFPGHDEYWTLPMRRAAERARDSGTSLVFLSANTMYWQVGLAPSASGEADRLLTCRKRRGPGKSALWREVDRPEQQLLGIQYAGRVPDPRPLVVRNAEHWLWDATGAVEGDEIPGLVAGEADRYFPRTSLPEHDNRILLAHSPYEDSEGATRHQETSLYQSPSGALVFASGTFAWSPALDRPGHTDPRIQRATANLLDRICKRD, from the coding sequence ATGGGGGCGGAGCAGATTCGCCGGTGGGAGTCGGGCGCCCTCGCGCACGCGGTGAGCGATCCCTTCGGGCAGGGCCCGCTGCCGTGGTTGCGCGGCAGTGAGAATTACTTCGACGACACCGGTCAGGTGGTCCCCTGGTACGCCGATCTCGCCCGCTCCACCGGCGGCGGCACCCGTACCGCCGACGACGTGCACCGCCAGATCAAGGGCTTCGTCTCGCCCGGCGCGGCGGCCCCCGGCGAGGCCATCGACTTCCACATCACCGTGGACCCGCCCCAGCAGTTCTCCGTCGACGTCTACCGGATCGGCCACTACGGCGGCGACGGCGCGTCCAAGATCACCACGAGCCCGCGGCTCTCCGGCATCGTCCAGCCCCCGCCGCTCGCCGCCGACCGGACCGTCTCCTGCCACCACTGGTGGATGTCCTGGCGGCTCCAGATCCCGAGCTACTGGTCCGTCGGCGCGTATGTGGCCGTCCTGACCACCGCTGACGGCTACCGCTCGCACATCCCCTTCACCGTGCGCCACGACCACCCCGCCGACCTGCTGCTCCTGCTGCCCGACATCACCTGGCAGGCGTACAACCTCTACCCGGAGGACGGCCGTACCGGCGCCAGCCTCTACCACGCGTGGGACGAGCGGGGGCGGCTGCTCGGCGAGGAGGACGCCGCCGTCACGATCTCCTTCGACCGCCCGTACGCCGGGGCCGGCCTGCCGCTGCACGTGGGGCACGCGTACGACTTCATCCGCTGGGCCGAGCGGTACGGCTACGACCTCGCCTACGCCGACGCCCGCGACCTGCACGCCGGCCGCGTCGACCCCAGCCGCTACCGGGGCCTGGTCTTCCCCGGCCACGACGAGTACTGGACGCTGCCGATGCGCCGGGCCGCCGAGCGTGCCCGGGACTCCGGCACCTCGCTCGTCTTCCTCTCCGCCAACACCATGTACTGGCAGGTGGGCCTCGCCCCGTCGGCCTCCGGCGAGGCGGACCGGCTGCTGACCTGCCGCAAGCGTCGGGGGCCCGGGAAGTCCGCCCTGTGGCGCGAGGTCGACCGGCCCGAACAGCAGCTGCTGGGCATCCAGTACGCGGGCCGGGTGCCCGATCCCCGCCCGCTGGTCGTGCGCAACGCGGAGCACTGGCTCTGGGACGCCACGGGCGCGGTCGAGGGCGACGAGATCCCGGGCCTGGTCGCCGGCGAGGCCGACCGCTACTTCCCGCGCACCAGCCTGCCCGAGCACGACAACCGGATCCTGCTGGCCCATTCCCCGTACGAGGACTCCGAGGGCGCCACCCGGCACCAGGAGACCTCGCTCTACCAGTCCCCCTCCGGCGCGCTCGTCTTCGCCTCCGGCACCTTCGCCTGGTCCCCGGCCCTGGACCGCCCCGGGCACACGGACCCCCGGATCCAACGGGCCACGGCCAACCTCCTCGACCGGATCTGCAAGCGGGACTGA
- a CDS encoding sensor histidine kinase → MKGLRDVIGRVRGWRRDWHERSKLERIDLYTRLTLCSITWFFAVSWGLLPLGETLDEGPVAMALGAAFLAANLAQSVLSNRNLTPAFDDYRRTEPFPPGRLRLPVALQVLMTGLLVALAAVGGVKDEGLVLLVLDLPVAFLIPYVLIVPVRTFLLHATVFSATVLGLLAAVGVPAGLLLGAVVSLVVVTLLVLVSARPSVWSLSVMWQAEEARDMQARLAVAEERLRFGRDMHDVLGRNLSVIALKSELAVELAQRGNPAAMDQMVEVQRIARASQQEVRDVVRGYREADLPTELMGARGVLQAAGITCTVEGADGPAGIGAPAAVQAALGWVVRETATNVLRHGDPRHCWIRLARRRDAVVLEVENDGAGATRPLGGADEDDGGGSGLAGLRVRLGALGGSLTAGPAGDDLFRVTATVPLTAHRPDPNGHLAPSPEPSASPALPEER, encoded by the coding sequence ATGAAGGGGCTGAGAGATGTGATCGGTCGGGTACGGGGCTGGCGGCGCGACTGGCACGAGCGCAGCAAGCTGGAGCGCATCGACCTCTACACCCGGTTGACGCTCTGCTCGATCACCTGGTTCTTCGCGGTGTCCTGGGGGCTGCTGCCGCTCGGCGAGACCCTGGACGAGGGACCGGTGGCGATGGCCCTGGGAGCGGCGTTCCTCGCCGCCAACCTCGCCCAGTCCGTGCTGAGCAACCGCAATCTGACCCCCGCCTTCGACGACTACCGGAGGACGGAGCCGTTCCCTCCGGGGCGGTTGCGCCTGCCCGTCGCGCTCCAGGTGCTGATGACCGGCCTCCTGGTGGCACTCGCGGCGGTGGGAGGCGTGAAGGACGAGGGGCTCGTGCTGCTGGTGCTGGACCTGCCCGTGGCGTTCCTCATCCCGTACGTCCTGATCGTCCCGGTCCGGACGTTCCTGCTCCACGCCACCGTCTTCTCGGCGACCGTCCTGGGACTCCTGGCGGCCGTGGGGGTGCCGGCCGGGCTGCTCCTGGGGGCGGTCGTCTCGCTGGTCGTCGTCACCCTGCTGGTGCTCGTCTCGGCCCGGCCGAGCGTCTGGAGCCTGTCCGTGATGTGGCAGGCGGAGGAGGCGCGGGACATGCAGGCCCGGCTGGCGGTGGCGGAGGAGCGGCTGCGGTTCGGCCGGGACATGCACGACGTGCTCGGCCGGAACCTGTCGGTGATCGCCCTGAAGAGCGAGCTGGCCGTGGAGCTGGCCCAGCGCGGGAACCCCGCGGCGATGGACCAGATGGTCGAGGTGCAGCGGATCGCCCGCGCCTCCCAGCAGGAGGTCCGCGATGTCGTACGCGGCTACCGGGAGGCCGACCTGCCCACTGAACTCATGGGAGCGCGGGGTGTGTTGCAGGCCGCCGGAATCACCTGCACCGTCGAGGGCGCGGACGGCCCGGCCGGCATCGGGGCCCCCGCCGCCGTCCAGGCCGCGCTCGGCTGGGTGGTGCGCGAGACCGCGACGAACGTCCTGCGCCACGGCGACCCCCGCCACTGCTGGATCCGGCTCGCGCGGAGACGGGACGCGGTGGTCCTGGAGGTCGAGAACGACGGGGCCGGCGCCACCCGCCCGCTCGGCGGCGCGGACGAGGACGACGGCGGCGGTTCGGGCCTGGCCGGGCTGCGGGTACGGCTCGGCGCGCTCGGCGGATCGCTCACCGCCGGACCCGCCGGGGACGATCTCTTCCGGGTGACGGCGACGGTGCCGCTCACGGCTCACCGCCCGGACCCGAACGGCCACCTCGCACCGTCCCCCGAACCCTCTGCCTCTCCCGCTCTCCCGGAGGAACGATGA
- a CDS encoding Lsr2 family protein: MAQRVVVTLSDDIDGGAAAETVTFALDGKTYEIDLNPANAKKLRKALAPYVAAGRKQTNASKHGRTPTAYHHTSLAPDPAAVRAWARSHRMEVPARGRIPKKVYEAFDAAS, from the coding sequence GTGGCTCAGCGCGTAGTGGTGACGCTCTCCGACGACATCGACGGGGGAGCAGCGGCGGAAACGGTGACCTTCGCCCTGGACGGGAAGACGTACGAGATCGATCTCAATCCCGCCAATGCGAAGAAACTGCGGAAGGCCCTGGCTCCTTACGTGGCCGCCGGCCGAAAGCAGACAAATGCCAGCAAGCACGGCAGGACGCCCACGGCCTACCACCACACCTCCCTCGCCCCGGACCCCGCGGCCGTCCGCGCCTGGGCCCGCTCGCACCGGATGGAGGTGCCGGCCCGGGGCCGCATCCCGAAGAAGGTCTACGAGGCGTTCGACGCGGCGAGTTGA